In Arvicola amphibius chromosome 1, mArvAmp1.2, whole genome shotgun sequence, one DNA window encodes the following:
- the LOC119806357 gene encoding nuclear cap-binding protein subunit 2-like, which yields MSVGSDKAAASLFQPCRGSCLRTLSGGLLKALLSDSYVELSEYRDQHFWGDNEEQEKLLKKSCTLYVGNLSVYTTGEQIYELFSKSADIKKIIMGLDKMKKTACGFCFVEYYSRADAENAMRYINGTRLDDRIIRTDWDAGFKEGRQYGSGRSGGQVRDEYRGDYDAGRGGYGKLAQKQ from the coding sequence CAGCCTCGCTCTTCCAGCCGTGTCGTGGTTCCTGTCTCCGCACCTTGTCCGGTGGCCTCCTGAAGGCGCTGCTCAGCGACTCTTATGTGGAGCTCAGCGAGTACCGGGACCAGCACTTCTGGGGTGAcaatgaagaacaagaaaaattacTGAAGAAAAGCTGTACGCTATATGTTGGAAATCTCTCCGTTTATACAACTGGAGAGCAGATTTATGAGCTCTTCAGCAAGAGTGCTGATATAAAGAAGATCATCATGGGTCTGGACAAGATGAAGAAAACGGCCTGTGGCTTCTGTTTTGTGGAGTACTACTCGAGAGCAGATGCGGAGAACGCTATGCGGTACATAAACGGAACCCGTCTGGATGACCGGATCATACGCACAGACTGGGACGCAGGCTTTAAGGAGGGCAGGCAGTACGGAAGTGGTCGGTCTGGGGGTCAGGTTCGAGATGAGTATCGGGGTGACTACGATGCTGGGAGAGGCGGCTATGGCAAGCTGGCACAAAAACAGTGA